A single genomic interval of Nonomuraea rubra harbors:
- a CDS encoding S9 family peptidase: MSESFPRLSARTRRFTLGVPRGFTISPDGGRVVFLRTRSGTDPVTCLWELDTETHVERLVVDPRTLHADEEDLPPEERARRERSREAAGGVVAYAADTALTRACFALSGGLHVVDLANGETNRLYSPGPVIDPRLSPDGRHVAYVCNGSLMVHDLTTGHSRALASPESETVTYGLAEFIAAEEMDRMRGYWWSPDGDALLVERADEAPVHVWHIADPANPDRTPTAQRYPAAGTPNARTELFVLGLDGSRVAVPYEEEYLVTAAWDSHALSIVTLTRDQRTMRLFSVDPATGASTLVREDTDPAWIDIVGGVPAHLDDGSLVWVANSEGGHRLFVGDRAVTPPTLQVRAVLDVDHDSVLFSASGDPTEIHLWTWDGHSLLPVSTRSGVFSGRMAGGVGVLSEQSLDDEGVSTTVVRRDGMAVPIPSFAERPGLDLRVSLGRSGSRELATAVVLPTWYEQGSGRLPVLMDPYGGPHAQRVLNRRGAFLESQWFAEQGFAVIVADGRGTPGRGTEWERAVLGDLATPALEDQIDALHGVAEQYPDDLDLTRVAIRGWSFGGFLAALAVLRRPDVFHAAVAGAPVTDWRLYDTCYTERYLGDPGQQPEVYEKSSLFADAAKLERPLMLIHGLADDNVVAAHTLRLSSALLAAGRQHSVLPLSGVTHMTPQEVVAENLMLLQVDFLKKSLG, encoded by the coding sequence ATGAGCGAGAGCTTCCCGCGCCTGTCAGCCAGGACCCGACGATTCACCCTGGGGGTTCCCCGCGGCTTCACGATCTCCCCGGACGGCGGCCGGGTGGTGTTCCTGCGGACGAGGTCGGGCACCGATCCGGTGACCTGCCTGTGGGAGCTCGACACCGAGACCCACGTCGAGCGGCTGGTGGTCGATCCGCGCACGCTCCACGCCGACGAGGAGGACCTGCCGCCGGAGGAGCGCGCCAGGCGCGAGCGCAGCCGCGAGGCCGCGGGCGGCGTGGTCGCCTACGCCGCCGACACCGCGCTGACCAGGGCCTGCTTCGCGCTGTCCGGCGGGCTGCACGTGGTCGACCTGGCGAACGGGGAGACGAACCGGCTCTACTCGCCCGGCCCCGTCATCGACCCGCGCCTCTCGCCCGACGGGCGGCACGTCGCCTACGTCTGCAACGGCTCGCTGATGGTGCACGACCTGACCACCGGCCACTCCCGTGCGCTGGCCTCGCCGGAGTCGGAGACGGTGACGTACGGGCTGGCCGAGTTCATCGCCGCCGAGGAGATGGACCGCATGCGCGGCTACTGGTGGTCGCCCGACGGCGACGCGCTCCTCGTCGAGCGGGCCGACGAGGCTCCCGTGCACGTGTGGCACATCGCCGACCCGGCCAACCCCGACCGCACGCCGACGGCCCAGCGCTATCCGGCCGCGGGCACGCCCAACGCGCGTACCGAGCTGTTCGTGCTGGGGCTCGACGGGTCGCGGGTGGCGGTGCCGTACGAGGAGGAGTACCTCGTCACGGCGGCGTGGGACTCCCACGCGCTGTCGATCGTGACGCTGACCCGCGACCAGCGGACGATGCGGCTGTTCTCGGTCGATCCGGCGACCGGCGCGTCCACCCTCGTGCGCGAGGACACGGACCCGGCGTGGATCGACATCGTCGGCGGCGTGCCCGCGCACCTCGACGACGGCTCGCTGGTCTGGGTGGCCAACTCCGAGGGCGGCCACCGGCTGTTCGTCGGCGACCGCGCCGTCACCCCGCCGACGCTGCAGGTGCGCGCCGTGCTCGACGTCGACCACGACAGCGTGCTGTTCAGCGCGAGCGGCGACCCCACCGAGATCCACCTGTGGACGTGGGACGGGCACTCGCTGCTGCCCGTCTCGACCCGTTCCGGGGTGTTCTCCGGGCGGATGGCGGGCGGGGTCGGCGTGCTGAGCGAGCAGAGCCTCGACGACGAGGGCGTCTCGACCACGGTCGTCCGCCGCGACGGCATGGCCGTCCCGATCCCGTCGTTCGCCGAGCGCCCCGGCCTCGACCTGCGCGTCTCGCTCGGCCGCTCCGGCAGCCGCGAGCTGGCCACCGCCGTGGTGCTGCCCACCTGGTACGAGCAGGGGTCCGGCAGGCTCCCCGTCCTCATGGACCCGTACGGCGGGCCGCACGCGCAGCGGGTGCTCAACCGGCGCGGGGCGTTCCTGGAGAGCCAGTGGTTCGCCGAGCAGGGCTTCGCCGTCATCGTGGCCGACGGCCGCGGCACCCCAGGCCGGGGCACCGAGTGGGAGCGCGCCGTGCTCGGCGACCTGGCGACCCCCGCCCTGGAGGACCAGATCGACGCGCTGCACGGCGTGGCCGAGCAGTACCCCGACGACCTCGACCTGACGCGGGTGGCCATCCGCGGCTGGTCGTTCGGCGGCTTCCTGGCGGCGCTCGCGGTGCTGCGCCGCCCCGACGTGTTCCACGCCGCGGTGGCGGGGGCGCCGGTGACGGACTGGCGGCTGTACGACACCTGCTACACCGAGCGGTACCTGGGGGATCCGGGGCAGCAGCCGGAGGTGTACGAGAAGTCGTCGCTGTTCGCGGACGCGGCCAAGCTGGAGCGGCCGTTGATGCTCATCCACGGGCTGGCCGATGACAACGTGGTGGCCGCGCATACCCTGCGGCTGTCGTCGGCGTTGCTGGCGGCTGGGCGGCAGCACAGTGTGTTGCCGTTGTCGGGGGTAACGCATATGACGCCGCAGGAGGTTGTGGCGGAGAACCTGATGCTGCTCCAGGTGGACTTCCTGAAGAAGTCACTGGGCTGA
- the mshB gene encoding N-acetyl-1-D-myo-inositol-2-amino-2-deoxy-alpha-D-glucopyranoside deacetylase: protein MTDRRLLLVHAHPDDESIGTGATMAKYVAEGAHVTLVTCTLGEEGEIIPGDLAHLAADRGDALGPYRIGELAAACQALGVEDHRFLGEPGRWRDSGMMGVASNDHPRAFWGADLDEAAGELVKVIREVRPQVLVTYDANGFYGHPDHIQAHRVSRRAFELAAKPGFGEGEPWQIAKFYHTAVARSVMRRAAEALGEADVDFLTENVDDMPFGSPDEDITTEIDARPWIGNKLEALRAHATQISVRPPWYALSNNIGQEVLAVEHYTLAIGVPGPPVPGPPVDAGGLGEPHNRENDLFAGIH from the coding sequence ATGACTGATCGACGGCTCCTGCTCGTGCACGCCCACCCGGACGACGAGTCGATCGGCACCGGCGCGACCATGGCCAAGTACGTCGCGGAAGGCGCCCACGTCACGCTGGTGACCTGCACCCTCGGCGAGGAGGGGGAGATCATCCCCGGTGATCTCGCGCACCTGGCCGCCGACCGGGGCGACGCGCTGGGCCCGTACCGGATCGGCGAGCTCGCGGCGGCGTGCCAGGCGCTGGGCGTCGAGGACCACCGGTTCCTCGGCGAGCCGGGCCGCTGGCGCGATTCCGGCATGATGGGCGTGGCCTCCAACGACCACCCGCGCGCGTTCTGGGGCGCCGACCTCGACGAGGCGGCGGGGGAGCTGGTCAAGGTCATCCGCGAGGTACGCCCGCAGGTCCTCGTCACCTACGACGCCAACGGCTTCTACGGCCACCCCGACCACATCCAGGCGCACCGGGTTTCGCGCAGGGCGTTCGAGCTGGCGGCGAAGCCGGGCTTCGGCGAGGGCGAGCCGTGGCAGATCGCGAAGTTCTACCACACGGCCGTCGCCAGGTCCGTCATGCGGCGCGCGGCCGAGGCGCTGGGCGAGGCGGACGTCGACTTCCTGACGGAGAACGTCGACGACATGCCGTTCGGCAGCCCCGACGAGGACATCACCACCGAGATCGACGCCCGCCCCTGGATCGGCAACAAGCTGGAGGCGCTGCGCGCGCACGCCACCCAGATCAGCGTCCGGCCCCCCTGGTACGCGCTGTCGAACAACATCGGCCAGGAGGTGCTGGCGGTCGAGCACTACACGCTGGCCATCGGCGTCCCCGGCCCTCCGGTGCCAGGGCCGCCGGTCGACGCGGGAGGCCTCGGTGAGCCGCACAACCGCGAGAACGATCTCTTCGCGGGCATCCACTAA
- a CDS encoding DUF6113 family protein, producing the protein MEHRSQAESALGGAAYGMLFVLGVVMAVVGGFTHPTLQVGAIPVSAIVWVLALFGVCLGAGRLMRARLGAMVTALGWLLVTMPFTLELGMGDLVIASGPPGYVYLYGGLVGLVGAYLLSPTSGGGSWLLRGYPSEKPDVEA; encoded by the coding sequence ATGGAACATCGCAGCCAGGCCGAGTCGGCGCTGGGCGGGGCGGCGTACGGCATGCTGTTCGTGCTCGGGGTCGTCATGGCCGTCGTGGGCGGCTTCACGCATCCCACGTTGCAGGTGGGGGCGATCCCGGTGTCGGCGATCGTCTGGGTGCTGGCGCTGTTCGGGGTGTGCCTGGGGGCGGGCAGGCTGATGCGCGCCAGGCTGGGGGCGATGGTGACGGCGCTCGGCTGGCTGCTGGTGACCATGCCGTTCACGCTGGAGCTGGGGATGGGGGACCTGGTGATCGCGTCGGGTCCGCCCGGGTACGTCTACCTGTACGGGGGATTGGTGGGCCTCGTCGGGGCCTATCTGCTTTCGCCCACGTCGGGAGGGGGATCATGGCTCTTGCGGGGGTACCCCTCCGAAAAACCAGACGTAGAGGCATAA
- a CDS encoding flavin reductase family protein, producing MHSIERHVDPGAYRKVVGRFATGVAIVTTRLGDVDHAMTINSFTSVSLDPLLVLFCAEKVARFHDAVMESGVWGVSVLPASMEDASRFFAHRGRPLNGQLRSWPHHRGESGVALFDGAIATVECATTAVHDGGDHSIVVGEVTALGTPSDGAPLLYHEGRYKSL from the coding sequence GTGCATTCCATCGAGCGGCACGTGGACCCGGGAGCGTATCGGAAGGTCGTCGGCCGCTTCGCCACCGGAGTCGCGATCGTGACGACCAGGCTGGGCGACGTCGATCACGCGATGACGATCAACTCCTTCACCTCCGTCTCCCTCGATCCCCTGCTCGTGCTGTTCTGCGCAGAGAAGGTGGCGCGTTTCCACGACGCCGTGATGGAGTCCGGGGTGTGGGGCGTGTCGGTCCTGCCGGCGTCCATGGAGGACGCCTCGCGCTTCTTCGCCCATCGGGGCAGGCCGCTGAACGGGCAGCTGCGCAGCTGGCCGCACCATCGGGGGGAGTCGGGGGTGGCGCTGTTCGACGGGGCCATCGCCACGGTGGAGTGCGCGACCACGGCGGTGCACGACGGCGGCGACCACTCGATCGTGGTGGGCGAGGTGACGGCGCTGGGCACGCCGTCGGACGGGGCGCCGCTCCTCTACCACGAGGGCCGCTACAAGTCCCTGTGA
- a CDS encoding penicillin acylase family protein, translating into MPRPLRWFARVLTVLLALVLVLAGVVVYTVRKSFPQVDGSLRLPGLTSNVEIYRDKSGIPHIYADSAADLFMAQGFVHAQDRFFEMDFRRHLTAGRLSELFGASTLDNDKALRTMGWRRVAEQEVPELAQETRGYLDAYAKGVNAWLSANPNASDRSVEYSVLKLQGGGGTPEKWTPVDSVAWLKAMAWDLRSNVEDEIDRALALTRLPRERVEQLYPGYPYDRHLPIVNEGTVLQGRFDQQAEPRLRGNRALADAAGTLADVPGTMRTADRSGVGSNSWVISGEYTTSGKPLLANDPHLSAQLPSVWYQAGLHCRKITEACPYDVTGFTFSGVPGVIIGHTDKIAWGFTNLGPDVADLFLEQVDGDTYLYKGSRLPVESREEKIKVAGGKTVTITVKSTRHGPLINEVIPTAKPSGEANAVALQWTALTPGRTADAIFALNKAADWQEFKAAASLFDVPSQNLVYADTSGKIGYQAPGRIPVRANGDGTWPVPGWTGAYDWNPAPIPYDQLPSVEDPADGFIVTANNAVIDPERYKPLLTKDWSYGYRSERIRTLIKEAIKKGPIDAATMSEIQQDTSNGFAETLVPALMRVDLAGPSVRARALLDGWDGEQGQDSAAAAYFNAVWRHVLTLTFDDDLPESARPTGGDRWYEVVRRLLEAPEDPFWDDTATKNLTETRDDILRQALASAHQELADRLGEDVKAWRWGDLHRLELVHGSLGTSGIAPVEALFNRGPLPMGGGKDAVNATGWNVQSGYEITAVPSMRMVVDLSDLDKSRWINLTGASGHAFHGNYWDQAEAWARGDLLPMRSKPESVKKAAVHTLRLSP; encoded by the coding sequence ATGCCGCGGCCATTGCGGTGGTTCGCTCGGGTGTTGACCGTTCTTCTCGCGCTGGTTCTGGTGCTGGCGGGGGTCGTCGTCTACACGGTACGCAAGTCGTTCCCGCAGGTGGACGGGTCGCTCCGGCTCCCGGGTCTGACCAGCAACGTAGAGATTTATCGGGATAAGTCGGGGATCCCCCACATTTATGCCGATAGCGCCGCGGACCTGTTCATGGCCCAGGGCTTCGTCCACGCCCAGGACCGCTTCTTCGAGATGGACTTCCGCCGCCACCTGACCGCCGGGCGCCTCTCGGAGCTCTTCGGCGCCTCCACCCTCGACAACGACAAGGCCCTGCGCACCATGGGCTGGCGCAGGGTGGCCGAGCAGGAGGTGCCGGAGCTGGCCCAGGAGACGCGCGGCTACCTCGACGCGTACGCCAAGGGGGTCAACGCCTGGCTCAGCGCCAACCCGAACGCCTCCGACCGCAGCGTCGAGTACTCCGTCCTGAAGCTCCAGGGCGGCGGCGGCACGCCGGAGAAGTGGACGCCGGTCGACTCCGTGGCCTGGCTGAAGGCGATGGCGTGGGACCTGCGCTCCAACGTCGAGGACGAGATCGACCGCGCCCTGGCGCTGACCAGGCTGCCCAGGGAGCGGGTCGAGCAGCTCTACCCCGGCTACCCGTACGACCGGCACCTGCCGATCGTCAACGAGGGCACCGTCCTCCAGGGCCGCTTCGACCAGCAGGCCGAGCCGCGGCTGCGCGGCAACCGCGCCCTGGCCGACGCCGCCGGCACGCTGGCGGACGTGCCGGGCACGATGAGGACCGCCGACCGCTCCGGCGTCGGGTCGAACTCGTGGGTGATCTCCGGCGAGTACACCACCAGCGGCAAGCCGCTGCTGGCCAACGACCCGCACCTGTCGGCACAGTTACCTTCCGTCTGGTACCAGGCGGGGCTGCACTGCCGGAAGATCACCGAGGCGTGCCCGTACGACGTGACCGGGTTCACGTTCTCCGGCGTGCCCGGCGTGATCATCGGGCACACCGACAAGATCGCGTGGGGCTTCACGAACCTCGGCCCCGACGTGGCGGACCTCTTCCTGGAGCAGGTGGACGGCGACACGTACCTGTACAAGGGCTCCCGGCTGCCGGTGGAGTCCCGCGAGGAGAAGATCAAGGTGGCGGGGGGCAAGACCGTCACGATCACCGTCAAAAGCACCCGGCACGGCCCGCTGATCAACGAGGTCATCCCCACCGCCAAGCCGAGCGGCGAGGCCAACGCGGTGGCGCTGCAGTGGACGGCGCTGACGCCCGGCAGGACGGCTGACGCGATCTTCGCGCTGAACAAGGCCGCCGACTGGCAGGAGTTCAAGGCGGCTGCGTCCCTGTTCGACGTGCCGTCGCAGAACCTCGTCTACGCCGACACCTCCGGCAAGATCGGCTACCAGGCGCCCGGCCGCATCCCCGTACGCGCGAACGGCGACGGCACCTGGCCCGTCCCCGGCTGGACCGGCGCGTACGACTGGAACCCCGCCCCCATCCCCTACGACCAGCTCCCCTCGGTGGAGGACCCGGCCGACGGCTTCATCGTCACCGCCAACAACGCCGTCATCGACCCCGAGCGCTACAAGCCGCTGCTCACCAAGGACTGGTCGTACGGCTACCGCTCGGAACGCATCCGCACCCTGATCAAGGAGGCCATCAAGAAGGGCCCGATCGACGCGGCCACCATGTCCGAGATCCAGCAGGACACCTCCAACGGCTTCGCGGAGACGCTCGTCCCCGCCCTGATGCGGGTGGACCTGGCGGGCCCGTCCGTCCGGGCCAGGGCCCTGCTCGACGGGTGGGACGGCGAGCAGGGCCAGGACTCGGCCGCCGCCGCGTACTTCAACGCCGTCTGGCGCCACGTGCTCACGCTGACGTTCGACGACGACCTGCCGGAGTCGGCCCGCCCCACGGGAGGGGACCGCTGGTACGAGGTCGTCAGGCGGCTCCTGGAGGCCCCGGAGGACCCGTTCTGGGACGACACCGCCACCAAGAACCTCACCGAGACCCGCGACGACATCCTCCGCCAGGCCCTGGCCTCGGCGCACCAGGAGCTCGCCGACCGGCTCGGCGAGGACGTCAAGGCGTGGCGCTGGGGCGACCTGCACCGCCTCGAACTGGTCCACGGGTCGCTCGGCACCTCGGGCATCGCGCCGGTGGAGGCCCTGTTCAACCGGGGTCCGCTGCCGATGGGCGGGGGCAAGGACGCGGTGAACGCCACGGGTTGGAACGTTCAGAGCGGCTACGAGATCACGGCCGTGCCGTCGATGCGGATGGTCGTCGACCTGTCGGACCTGGACAAGTCCCGGTGGATCAACCTGACGGGCGCCTCCGGGCACGCCTTCCACGGCAACTACTGGGACCAGGCCGAGGCGTGGGCGCGGGGCGACCTGCTGCCGATGCGGTCCAAGCCGGAATCGGTGAAGAAGGCCGCGGTTCACACGCTGAGACTGAGCCCCTGA
- the cysS gene encoding cysteine--tRNA ligase has product MLRIYDTRARQVEEIAAGRAVRMYTCGPTVYRHAHVGNLRTYLLSDLIRRVLERRRVRVVACQNITDVGHLADDAADEGEDKVLAQARAEGRSPLELARHYEEAFVADTAALNLRPPEHLPRASENVDLMVELIAKLIERGHAYAVPDGSVFFDVRTFASYGEISGNRLDALKPAHRIDTVDPRKRFHADWALWKPGEGELTWETPWGRGFPGWHVECSAMSLRFLGPRFEIHTAGIDLRFPHHEDERAQSNSATGHEVVDHWVHGEHLLFDGQKMAKSTGNVVLLSDVVSAGLDPLAVRMAFLEHRYRQQLNLTWDTLKAADRTVRRWRSRVAEWAESVSAPLSREYADRAESAFDDDLDTPAALRVLRELERDESVAPGAKFETFLHLDQVLGLDLSTDIGKPGVLPPGAAELLEARERARASKDWAGSDRLRDELAELGVRVSDTPEGQTWTV; this is encoded by the coding sequence ATGTTGCGGATCTACGACACGCGTGCCAGGCAGGTCGAGGAGATCGCCGCCGGGCGCGCGGTGCGGATGTACACGTGCGGGCCCACGGTCTACCGCCACGCGCACGTGGGCAACCTGCGCACGTACCTGCTGTCCGACCTGATCAGACGGGTCCTGGAGCGGCGGCGGGTGCGGGTCGTGGCCTGTCAGAACATCACCGACGTCGGCCATCTCGCCGACGACGCCGCCGACGAGGGCGAGGACAAGGTCCTGGCGCAGGCGCGGGCCGAGGGCCGCTCGCCGCTGGAGCTGGCGCGCCACTACGAGGAGGCGTTCGTGGCCGACACGGCCGCGCTCAACCTCCGGCCGCCCGAGCACCTGCCCAGGGCCAGCGAGAACGTCGACCTGATGGTCGAGCTGATCGCCAAGCTGATCGAGCGCGGGCACGCCTACGCCGTGCCCGACGGGTCGGTGTTCTTCGACGTACGGACGTTCGCCTCCTACGGCGAGATCTCCGGCAACCGGCTCGACGCGCTCAAGCCCGCCCACCGCATCGACACCGTCGATCCCCGCAAGCGGTTCCACGCCGACTGGGCCCTGTGGAAGCCAGGCGAGGGCGAGCTGACCTGGGAGACGCCGTGGGGGCGGGGCTTTCCCGGCTGGCACGTGGAGTGCTCGGCCATGTCGCTGCGCTTTCTCGGGCCGCGCTTCGAGATCCACACCGCCGGGATCGACCTGCGCTTCCCGCACCACGAGGACGAGCGGGCGCAGTCGAACTCGGCGACCGGCCACGAGGTGGTCGATCACTGGGTGCACGGGGAGCACCTGCTGTTCGACGGGCAGAAGATGGCCAAGTCCACGGGCAACGTGGTGCTGCTGTCGGACGTGGTGTCGGCCGGGCTCGACCCGCTGGCCGTACGCATGGCGTTCCTGGAGCACCGCTACCGCCAGCAGCTGAACCTCACGTGGGACACGCTGAAGGCCGCCGACCGCACGGTGCGCAGGTGGCGCTCGCGGGTGGCCGAGTGGGCCGAGTCGGTCAGCGCGCCCCTGTCGCGCGAGTACGCGGACCGGGCCGAGTCGGCCTTCGACGACGATCTCGACACCCCGGCGGCGCTGCGGGTCCTGCGGGAGCTGGAGCGGGACGAGTCGGTGGCGCCGGGGGCGAAGTTCGAGACGTTCCTGCATCTGGACCAGGTGCTGGGGCTCGACCTGTCCACCGACATCGGCAAGCCCGGGGTGCTGCCGCCCGGGGCCGCCGAGCTGCTGGAGGCGCGGGAGCGGGCGCGCGCGTCGAAGGACTGGGCCGGCTCGGACCGCCTGCGCGACGAGCTGGCCGAGCTCGGGGTACGCGTCTCCGACACCCCGGAGGGGCAGACCTGGACGGTGTGA
- a CDS encoding sigma factor-like helix-turn-helix DNA-binding protein produces MNLSLSDLAPPLRWTSPGQIAPIVEEPQLPEAWWQAIPLDRACAIVGTQTVAGHLADLAVACWGHLMLGDILPLLRFSDPAEAERTPETLGKDVVQKLFSGVFERLLEPAPEAVPAPSRPDRPDRPLPELIDELFGALDDRQRAIARDRLYATQRATLDELAQRFSVTRERIRQIERDLRDHVESWLGRPEAAALVAHVTWLRGRLGSAAPADDLQATVPWHRTELRTLGIPAWRFVRTLLTGYEQADGWLVAGGSDELREKTRQLFADGPHPLGEAVSMVSQLGVREDVAERWILAVPQLRVLGQHVVPWPRSINEKAEAVLAVAGAPLSPEEIQERIGEDYSLVGIRNQLTADERFRRVDRNKYGLTRWGGDEYLGIREMIAREIERAGGEASVSTIVANLTSRYDVSESSVRAYSGGPGFERTQRGWIRVAGSAPGGEAEPYQPRKDVSETRRSFRSRDGRWWHRVDVNAEHLRGSGSPLPTGFAAYLGMAPGGQLTASAPSGDVVISWHNQPTMGSIRNVLAEYKAQEGDHVFLTVSDGGELLTRYLPAAPVNMPPINRALYLFGYTAPVSSEMEGLRLIGARIGLPDTATREEVLGRLRERGDRDILGFLGG; encoded by the coding sequence ATGAACCTCAGCCTGAGCGACCTCGCGCCACCCCTGCGCTGGACCTCCCCTGGTCAGATCGCGCCGATCGTGGAGGAGCCCCAGCTGCCCGAGGCCTGGTGGCAGGCGATACCCCTCGACCGCGCGTGCGCCATCGTCGGCACGCAGACCGTCGCGGGCCACCTGGCCGACCTGGCCGTGGCCTGCTGGGGGCACCTCATGCTCGGCGACATCCTGCCGCTGCTGCGCTTCTCCGACCCCGCCGAGGCCGAGCGCACGCCGGAGACGCTGGGCAAGGACGTGGTGCAGAAGCTGTTCAGCGGCGTGTTCGAGCGGCTGCTGGAGCCCGCCCCCGAGGCCGTGCCCGCGCCGTCCAGGCCGGACAGGCCGGACAGGCCGCTGCCCGAGCTGATCGACGAGCTGTTCGGCGCGCTGGACGACCGGCAGCGGGCCATCGCCCGCGACCGCCTGTACGCCACGCAGCGGGCCACCCTGGACGAGCTGGCACAGCGGTTCTCGGTGACGCGGGAGCGCATCAGGCAGATCGAGCGCGACCTGCGCGACCACGTGGAGTCCTGGCTGGGGAGGCCGGAGGCGGCCGCCCTGGTCGCGCACGTGACCTGGCTGCGCGGCCGGCTGGGCTCCGCGGCGCCGGCCGACGACCTCCAGGCCACCGTGCCGTGGCACCGCACCGAGCTGCGCACGCTGGGGATCCCGGCGTGGCGGTTCGTGCGTACGCTGCTGACCGGCTACGAGCAGGCCGACGGCTGGCTGGTGGCGGGCGGGTCCGACGAGCTGAGGGAGAAGACGCGCCAGCTCTTCGCCGACGGGCCGCACCCGCTCGGCGAGGCCGTGTCCATGGTGTCCCAGCTCGGCGTGCGCGAGGACGTCGCCGAGCGGTGGATCCTGGCCGTGCCACAGCTGCGCGTGCTGGGCCAGCACGTGGTGCCGTGGCCGCGCAGCATCAACGAGAAGGCCGAGGCGGTGCTGGCGGTGGCCGGCGCGCCGCTGTCCCCCGAGGAGATCCAGGAGCGCATCGGCGAGGACTACAGCCTGGTCGGCATCCGCAACCAGCTCACCGCCGACGAGCGCTTCCGCCGGGTCGACCGCAACAAGTACGGGCTGACCAGGTGGGGCGGCGACGAGTACCTGGGGATCAGGGAGATGATCGCCAGGGAGATCGAGCGGGCCGGCGGCGAGGCCTCGGTGAGCACGATCGTGGCGAACCTGACCTCCCGCTACGACGTGAGCGAGAGCTCGGTGCGCGCGTACTCGGGCGGGCCCGGGTTCGAGCGCACGCAGCGGGGCTGGATCAGGGTGGCGGGCTCCGCCCCTGGCGGCGAGGCGGAGCCGTACCAGCCGCGCAAGGACGTCTCGGAGACGCGGCGCAGCTTCCGCTCCCGCGACGGCCGCTGGTGGCACCGCGTGGACGTCAACGCCGAGCACCTGCGCGGCTCCGGGTCGCCGCTGCCGACGGGGTTCGCGGCGTACCTGGGGATGGCGCCGGGCGGGCAGCTCACAGCGTCCGCGCCGTCCGGGGACGTGGTGATCAGCTGGCACAACCAGCCCACGATGGGCTCGATCCGCAACGTGCTGGCGGAGTACAAGGCGCAGGAGGGCGACCACGTCTTCCTGACCGTGTCCGACGGCGGCGAGCTGCTGACCCGCTACCTGCCGGCCGCGCCCGTCAACATGCCGCCCATCAACCGGGCGCTCTACCTGTTCGGCTACACCGCGCCGGTCAGCTCGGAGATGGAGGGCCTGCGGCTGATCGGGGCCAGGATCGGGCTGCCCGACACGGCCACCCGCGAGGAGGTCCTGGGCAGGCTGCGCGAGCGCGGTGACCGGGACATACTCGGTTTCCTGGGCGGATGA